Proteins encoded together in one Impatiens glandulifera chromosome 1, dImpGla2.1, whole genome shotgun sequence window:
- the LOC124925275 gene encoding ring-infected erythrocyte surface antigen-like, producing MEESSTEKRLYSGEDFEQIDNSFDDLFEGGTERGRKRKAEAESDENVDEDQDKEPTIDIVEAEEKKNENDMEKKDLIENIVEEEDIEKDLIENIVEEEDIEKDLIENIVEEEDIEKDPIENIVQEKDIEKDPIENIVKEEDIEKDPIENIVQEEDIEKDLIENIVQEEDIEKDPIENIVEEENVEKVNENEEVENVENVNENEEVEKKEEVENVEKVNENEEVENVEKDPMNEEVEKKEKEENVKKVVKKKPVKKAVKAMKEKPVKKGVKKMEENEDDDLKLFNTPPKILKARTSEIMARTAEMMSHAVEMMAHAAEMMLLLLL from the exons atggaagagtcctccacaGAGAAAAGATTGTATAGTGGAGaggattttgaacaaattgacaattcattcgatgatttgtttgagggagGTACTGAACGAGGGAGAAAGAGAAAGGCTGAAGCGGAATCAGATGAAAATGTTGATGAAGATCAAGATAAAGAACCTACTATT GACATTGTTGAAGcggaggagaagaagaatgagaatgATATGGAGAAGAAGGATCTAATTGAGAACATTGTTGAAGAAGAGGACATTGAGAAGGATCTGATTGAGAACATTGTCGAAGAGGAGGACATTGAGAAGGATCTGATTGAGAACATTGTCGAAGAGGAGGACATTGAGAAGGATCCGATTGAGAACATTGTTCAAGAGAAGGACATTGAGAAGGATCCGATTGAGAACATTGTCAAAGAGGAGGACATTGAGAAGGATCCGATTGAGAACATTGTTCAAGAGGAGGACATTGAGAAGGATCTGATTGAGAACATTGTTCAAGAGGAGGACATTGAGAAGGATCCGATTGAGAACATTGTTGAAGAGGAGAATGTTGAGAAGGTGAATGAGAATGAAGAAGTGGAGAACGTTGAGAATGTGAATGAGAATGAAGAAGtggaaaagaaagaagaagtggagaacGTTGAAAAG gtgaatgaaaatgaagaagtggAGAACGTTGAGAAGGATCCGATGAATGAAGAAGTGGAGAAGAAGGAAAAGGAGGAGAATGTGAAGAAGGTAGTGAAGAAAAAGCCGGTAAAGAAGGCAGTGAAGGCAATGAAGGAAAAGCCGGTAAAGAAGGGAGTGAAGAAAATGGAGGAAAATGAGGACGATGATCTGAAACTATTCAATACTCCTCCTAAAATC CTAAAGGCTCGTACATCTGAGATAATGGCTCGTACAGCTGAGATGATGTCTCATGctgttgagatgatggctcatgctgctgagatgatgttGCTCCTGCTCTTGTAG
- the LOC124920618 gene encoding glycosyltransferase family protein 64 C3 isoform X1 — MIPLQKKNQDLLLFTIITNLFLPIVLVFSLRSIPSSDTCNHKLLPDPRTLRPDQTTVLINGYSESRIPLLRSIVAAYSSSSSIASIIVLWGNPSTSSKTLSNLSNNLTSISYGTTLQISLILQSSDSLNSRFLPRPQIQTRSVIICDDDIEIDSESVEFAFQVWTQNQNRLIGFFARSHEIDILGRTWIYTVHPEKYSIILTKFMIMKTDYLYKYSCEGGNEMGEARRLVEKMRNCEDILMNFVAAEELMGGVVLVGAERARDWGDPRNELGKELSEAGLSSRRRDHRRRRGECIREFHRILGKMSLRYGYGKMVNSVGEQGLCDKGGKLVFCDHQF, encoded by the exons at GATTCCATTGCAGAAGAAGAATCAAGATCTTCTCCTGTTTACTATAATCACAAATCTCTTCTTACCCATCGTCCTCGTCTTCTCCCTTCGCTCAATCCCCTCCTCCGACACATGCAATCACAAATTACTGCCTGATCCTCGAACCTTACGACCAGACCAAACAACAGTCCTAATCAACGGTTACTCCGAATCTCGAATCCCACTCCTCCGTTCAATAGTCGCCGCATATTCATCCTCATCATCAATCGCATCAATCATAGTCCTATGGGGAAACCCATCAACCTCATCCAAAACCCTATCCAATCTCTCCAACAATCTCACCTCAATCTCATACGGCACCACCCTTCAAATCTCCCTCATCCTTCAATCCTCCGACAGTCTCAACTCCCGATTCCTCCCCCGACCCCAAATCCAAACCAGATCCGTAATCATCTGCGACGACGACATCGAGATCGATTCAGAATCCGTTGAATTCGCTTTCCAAGTATGGACCCAAAATCAAAACCGCCTAATCGGATTCTTCGCCAGATCTCACGAGATCGACATCCTCGGTCGAACATGGATATACACAGTCCATCCAGAGAAATACTCGATCATTCTGACGAAATTCATGATAATGAAAACGGATTACCTTTACAAGTACAGCTGCGAAGGAGGGAATGAGATGGGGGAGGCGAGGAGATTGGTGGAGAAGATGAGGAATTGCGAGGATATTCTGATGAACTTTGTGGCGGCGGAGGAGTTGATGGGTGGGGTGGTGTTGGTGGGGGCGGAGAGGGCTAGGGATTGGGGAGATCCGAGGAATGAATTAGGTAAAGAGTTGTCGGAGGCGGGTTTGAGTAGCAGAAGAAGAGATCAtagaagaagaaggggagaatgCATTAGAGAGTTTCATAGGATTTTGGGGAAGATGAGTCTTAGGTATGGATATGGGAAGATGGTCAATTCAGTTGGGGAACAAGGTTTGTGTGACAAAGGAGGAAAACTTGTATTTTGTGatcatcaattttaa